In one Rugosibacter aromaticivorans genomic region, the following are encoded:
- a CDS encoding HpcH/HpaI aldolase/citrate lyase family protein encodes MSQLLHPAVVLYQGSRPFPMLAACEHYAGSEKMIRKALQLQAELGPVFDITADCEDGAPAGHEREHAEMVSALLLDPANSHGRLGVRTHDITHPHWRADLDIIIQRAGHRVAYIVLPKPSCANDAAQQIAAIDQTRQRHAITREIPVHVLIETPGALHDVWQIARLPHVESIDFGLMDFVSAHHGAIPDTAMRAPGQFTHPLIVRAKCEIAAAALANGIVPAHNVTTELRDTGVVLEDARRARNDFGFLRMWSIHPAQIQPIIEAMRPDFAAVTEAAELLLTAQAAAWGPISWKGTLHDRASYRYYWELLQRARATGVPMTTEICQHFFQPTD; translated from the coding sequence GTGAGCCAGCTTCTTCATCCCGCAGTAGTTCTGTATCAGGGAAGTCGTCCCTTCCCGATGCTTGCCGCCTGCGAGCACTATGCCGGATCAGAAAAAATGATCCGCAAGGCACTGCAACTCCAGGCTGAACTCGGGCCGGTTTTTGACATCACGGCCGATTGTGAAGATGGCGCCCCAGCGGGCCATGAACGTGAACATGCCGAGATGGTCAGCGCGCTGTTGCTGGACCCGGCCAACAGCCACGGGCGGCTGGGGGTGCGCACCCATGACATCACTCACCCGCATTGGCGGGCTGATCTGGATATCATCATCCAGCGCGCAGGGCACCGGGTAGCCTACATTGTGCTGCCCAAGCCAAGCTGCGCGAATGATGCTGCCCAACAGATTGCGGCCATTGACCAGACGCGGCAGCGCCACGCTATCACCCGCGAAATTCCCGTGCATGTTCTTATTGAGACGCCCGGCGCATTGCATGATGTCTGGCAAATCGCACGCCTTCCCCACGTGGAATCCATCGACTTCGGCCTCATGGACTTCGTAAGCGCACATCACGGCGCGATTCCCGATACCGCGATGCGCGCACCCGGCCAATTTACGCATCCGCTTATCGTTCGCGCCAAGTGTGAAATTGCGGCAGCAGCATTAGCCAACGGCATTGTACCCGCGCACAACGTCACCACCGAGTTGCGTGACACTGGCGTCGTACTCGAGGATGCGCGACGCGCGCGCAACGACTTTGGTTTTTTGCGCATGTGGAGCATTCACCCGGCGCAAATTCAACCCATCATCGAAGCCATGCGCCCCGACTTTGCTGCGGTCACCGAGGCCGCAGAGCTCTTGTTGACGGCTCAAGCCGCTGCCTGGGGGCCGATCTCATGGAAAGGCACGCTACACGACCGCGCGTCTTACCGCTATTACTGGGAGCTGCTGCAACGTGCGCGCGCGACGGGTGTGCCCATGACGACAGAAATTTGTCAGCATTTTTTCCAGCCGACCGATTAA
- the acnB gene encoding bifunctional aconitate hydratase 2/2-methylisocitrate dehydratase, whose product MLEAYRQHVAERAALGIPPLPLTKQQTEALIELLLNPPQGEEATLVDLITHRVPAGVDEAAKVKAEFLAKVAAGETACTLISRTKATELLGTMVGGYNVKPLIDALDDAEVGTTAATALKSTLLMFDAFHDVADKAKAGSANAKAVMQSWADGEWFTQRPDVPKKISVTVFKVTGETNTDDLSPAPDAWSRPDIPLHGLAMLKNARDGITPEKPGERGPMGLIEDLKKKGHAVAYVGDVVGTGSSRKSATNSVTWWTGDDIPFVPNKRFGGFCLGGKIAPIFFNTQEDAGAFPIECDVTQMAMGDVIDIFPYEKKIEKNGTVISTFDYKSEVLLDEVRAGGRINLIIGRGLTAKAREFLGLPASTLFRLPEPPVDTGKGFSQAQKIVGRACGFPEGKGVRPGTYCEPRMTSVGSQDTTGPMTRDELKDLACLGFSADLVMQSFCHTAAYPKLVDVKTHRTLPSFITSRGGISLKPGDGIIHSWLNRFLLPDTVGTGGDSHTRFPIGISFPAGSGLVAFAAATGVMPLDMPESVLVRFKGTMQPGITLRDLVNAIPLYAIKAGLLTVAKQGKKNVFSGRILEIEGLPDLKVEQAFELTDASAERSAAGCTVRLSKAPIVEYIRSNITLMKWMIAEGYEDKRTLGRRIKTMEDWIANGTLLQPDADAEYAAVIEIDLADIKEPILACPNDPDDVKILSEVAGEKIDEVFIGSCMTNIGHFRAAGKVLEGQTDIPTRLWIAPPTKMDAMILNEEGYYAILGKSGARMEMPGCSLCMGNQAQIKKGSTAVSTSTRNFPNRLGIETRVYLSSAELAAVTALMGKIPTVAEYMEQVQAVNAKAADIYRYMNFDQIKEFSEVADTVTM is encoded by the coding sequence ATGCTTGAAGCCTACCGCCAACATGTTGCCGAGCGCGCCGCGCTTGGCATTCCCCCGCTACCGCTCACCAAGCAGCAGACCGAAGCCTTGATTGAGCTGTTACTCAACCCACCCCAAGGTGAAGAAGCCACGTTGGTTGATTTGATCACGCATCGCGTTCCCGCAGGTGTTGATGAGGCGGCTAAAGTCAAGGCTGAGTTTCTTGCAAAAGTTGCCGCAGGTGAGACGGCATGTACGCTCATTTCACGCACAAAAGCCACCGAACTGCTCGGCACCATGGTCGGCGGCTACAACGTCAAACCGCTGATCGACGCCCTGGACGACGCCGAAGTCGGCACCACCGCCGCGACCGCACTCAAATCAACCCTGCTGATGTTTGACGCCTTTCACGATGTCGCCGACAAAGCCAAGGCAGGCAGCGCCAACGCCAAAGCGGTCATGCAATCCTGGGCCGATGGTGAATGGTTTACGCAGCGCCCTGACGTGCCGAAAAAAATCAGCGTCACCGTTTTCAAGGTCACGGGCGAAACCAACACCGATGATCTCTCGCCCGCACCTGATGCCTGGAGCCGCCCTGATATTCCATTACATGGTTTGGCCATGCTGAAGAATGCACGCGATGGCATTACCCCGGAAAAACCCGGCGAGCGCGGCCCGATGGGGCTGATTGAAGATCTGAAGAAAAAAGGCCACGCCGTTGCCTACGTGGGTGATGTAGTTGGCACCGGTTCTTCGCGCAAATCGGCTACCAACTCTGTCACCTGGTGGACTGGCGACGATATTCCTTTTGTGCCGAACAAACGTTTTGGTGGTTTTTGCCTGGGTGGAAAAATCGCCCCGATTTTCTTTAACACGCAAGAAGATGCCGGTGCCTTCCCCATCGAGTGCGACGTGACACAAATGGCCATGGGCGATGTCATCGATATTTTCCCTTATGAGAAAAAAATCGAGAAAAACGGCACTGTCATTTCCACCTTCGATTACAAATCCGAAGTACTGCTGGATGAAGTGCGCGCCGGTGGCCGCATCAATTTGATCATCGGCCGTGGCCTCACTGCCAAGGCACGCGAGTTTCTTGGCCTGCCCGCCTCCACCTTGTTCCGCCTGCCCGAACCGCCCGTTGATACCGGCAAGGGTTTCTCGCAAGCGCAAAAAATCGTTGGCCGCGCCTGCGGCTTTCCCGAAGGCAAAGGTGTCCGCCCGGGAACCTACTGCGAACCGCGTATGACGTCTGTCGGCAGCCAGGATACCACCGGCCCAATGACCCGCGATGAGCTCAAAGACCTCGCCTGCCTTGGCTTCTCCGCCGATTTGGTGATGCAGTCCTTCTGCCACACCGCCGCTTACCCGAAACTGGTCGACGTCAAGACCCATCGCACCCTGCCCAGCTTCATCACCTCGCGTGGCGGCATCTCGCTAAAACCCGGCGATGGCATTATTCACTCCTGGCTCAACCGCTTTCTGTTGCCCGATACCGTGGGCACCGGCGGCGATTCTCACACCCGCTTCCCCATCGGCATCTCCTTTCCCGCCGGCTCCGGCCTCGTCGCCTTCGCCGCCGCCACCGGGGTGATGCCGCTCGACATGCCCGAATCGGTACTGGTGCGCTTCAAAGGTACGATGCAACCCGGCATCACGCTGCGCGATCTGGTTAATGCCATTCCGCTGTATGCCATCAAGGCCGGTCTGCTCACCGTCGCCAAGCAAGGCAAGAAGAATGTCTTCTCCGGCCGCATTCTGGAAATCGAAGGCCTGCCCGATCTCAAGGTGGAACAGGCATTTGAGCTCACCGACGCCTCCGCCGAACGTTCCGCCGCCGGCTGCACCGTGCGTCTCTCCAAGGCGCCCATCGTCGAATACATACGCTCCAACATCACCTTGATGAAATGGATGATTGCCGAAGGCTACGAGGACAAGCGCACCCTCGGCCGCCGCATCAAGACCATGGAAGACTGGATCGCCAACGGCACCCTGCTCCAACCGGATGCCGACGCCGAATATGCCGCTGTAATCGAAATCGATCTGGCCGACATCAAGGAACCGATTCTCGCCTGCCCGAACGATCCGGACGATGTGAAGATATTGTCTGAAGTGGCTGGCGAGAAAATTGACGAAGTCTTCATCGGCAGCTGCATGACCAACATCGGCCATTTTCGCGCTGCCGGCAAAGTGCTCGAAGGTCAGACGGACATACCCACCCGCCTGTGGATTGCACCGCCCACCAAGATGGACGCCATGATTCTCAACGAAGAAGGCTACTACGCCATCCTCGGTAAATCCGGTGCGCGCATGGAAATGCCCGGCTGCTCGCTATGCATGGGCAATCAGGCGCAGATCAAAAAAGGCAGCACGGCCGTATCGACCTCCACGCGCAACTTTCCCAACCGTTTGGGTATCGAAACGCGCGTCTATCTGAGTTCCGCTGAGCTAGCCGCAGTCACGGCCTTGATGGGAAAAATTCCGACCGTGGCCGAATACATGGAGCAAGTGCAGGCGGTGAATGCCAAGGCCGCCGACATCTATCGCTACATGAATTTCGATCAGATCAAGGAATTCAGCGAAGTAGCGGATACGGTGACGATGTAA
- a CDS encoding UvrD-helicase domain-containing protein has product MYFRISDTFTDSLAKLTGEEQKLVKTTAFDLQLNPASPGLSFHKLDKAKDKNFWSVRVGSDIRLIVHKSAASLLLCYADHHDKAYDWAERRKLETHPKTGAAQWVEIRETVQEIVVPVYVQGAVQAELVMEPRPAPKLKPLFTDRPDDELLGYGVPAEWLADVKSATEDTLLVLSDHLPAEAAEALLELATGGKPRVPAQPTATANPFDHPDAQRRFRVMTNVEELQRALDFPWEKWTVFLHPEQRQWVERDYTGPARVSGSAGTGKTIVALHRAAYLARINPDARVLLTTFSDTLASALHTKLKRLLGNAPRLAERMDVYSLEAIGLRLYKTHIGQVTIADRADVRAVIEEAARAVAGHKFSLHFLLTEWEQVVDAWQLASWEAYRDVVRLGRKTRLPEAQRAVLWSIFEQVRAALKMRKRVTQSELFTTLAAAIAAGSKVVFDFVVVDEAQDIGVAHLRFLAALGGGRPNALFFAGDLGQRIFQQPFSWKSLGVDIRGRSRTLRVNYRTSHQIRSQADRLLGSVVTDVDGNSEDRSDTVSVFNGPPPMIRIFKDESEEINNVGNWIVARVNDGVLPHEFGVFVRSTAQLYRAEAAVNAAGPACKILDQHVETVSGHVSISTMPLAKGLEFRAVVVMACDDEIIPLQERIETVGDAADLQEVYDTERHLLYVACTRARDHLLVTSVAPASEFLDDLRG; this is encoded by the coding sequence CACTGGCGAAGAGCAGAAGCTAGTCAAAACTACTGCCTTCGATTTGCAACTGAACCCGGCAAGTCCGGGACTGAGTTTCCACAAACTCGACAAGGCGAAGGACAAGAACTTCTGGTCGGTGCGGGTGGGCAGTGATATCCGCTTGATTGTGCACAAGAGCGCTGCGAGCCTGCTGCTCTGCTATGCGGATCATCACGACAAGGCCTATGACTGGGCGGAACGACGCAAGCTGGAAACGCACCCCAAGACGGGTGCCGCGCAGTGGGTGGAGATACGCGAAACGGTGCAGGAAATTGTCGTTCCAGTGTATGTGCAAGGTGCCGTGCAGGCAGAACTGGTTATGGAGCCAAGGCCCGCTCCCAAACTGAAGCCGCTGTTCACCGACAGGCCCGATGATGAACTGCTTGGCTATGGCGTCCCGGCCGAGTGGCTGGCCGACGTGAAGAGCGCAACCGAAGACACGCTGTTGGTGTTGTCCGACCACCTGCCCGCCGAGGCGGCGGAGGCGCTGCTGGAACTGGCAACGGGCGGCAAGCCCCGCGTGCCGGCGCAACCCACGGCAACAGCGAATCCCTTCGATCATCCTGACGCCCAGCGCCGCTTCCGCGTGATGACCAATGTGGAGGAGTTGCAGCGCGCGCTCGACTTTCCCTGGGAAAAATGGACTGTCTTTCTGCACCCCGAGCAGCGGCAATGGGTGGAGCGCGATTACACGGGGCCGGCGCGCGTTTCCGGCTCTGCTGGCACAGGCAAGACTATCGTGGCATTGCACCGAGCCGCCTACCTCGCACGCATCAACCCTGACGCCCGAGTGCTGTTGACGACTTTCTCTGACACGCTGGCGAGTGCGTTGCACACCAAATTGAAGCGGCTGTTGGGCAACGCGCCGCGCCTTGCGGAACGCATGGATGTCTATTCGCTGGAAGCTATCGGTCTGCGCCTCTACAAGACTCACATTGGGCAGGTAACCATCGCGGATCGTGCGGATGTGCGGGCTGTGATCGAGGAAGCGGCACGCGCTGTAGCCGGCCACAAATTCAGTTTGCATTTTTTGCTGACGGAATGGGAGCAGGTGGTGGACGCCTGGCAGTTGGCAAGTTGGGAGGCATACCGCGATGTAGTTCGGCTCGGCCGCAAGACCCGCCTGCCGGAGGCGCAGCGCGCGGTGTTGTGGTCTATTTTCGAACAGGTTCGTGCCGCGTTGAAGATGCGCAAGCGGGTGACCCAGTCCGAGCTATTCACGACGCTGGCCGCTGCGATTGCGGCCGGCAGCAAGGTGGTGTTCGACTTCGTTGTGGTGGATGAGGCGCAGGACATCGGTGTGGCCCATCTGCGGTTTCTTGCTGCATTGGGCGGTGGCCGACCGAACGCCTTGTTCTTCGCTGGCGACCTTGGGCAACGCATTTTTCAACAACCGTTTTCGTGGAAGTCGCTGGGCGTGGACATCCGCGGAAGGTCGCGCACCTTGCGCGTCAATTACCGCACTTCGCACCAGATTCGCTCGCAGGCAGACCGGTTGCTCGGTTCGGTGGTGACCGATGTGGATGGCAACAGCGAGGACCGGAGTGACACGGTTTCCGTGTTCAACGGCCCGCCGCCGATGATTCGAATTTTCAAGGACGAGAGCGAGGAGATCAACAACGTCGGTAACTGGATTGTGGCGCGGGTGAATGATGGCGTGCTGCCGCACGAGTTTGGTGTTTTCGTCCGCTCTACAGCGCAACTTTATCGCGCCGAGGCGGCTGTCAACGCCGCAGGTCCGGCCTGCAAGATTCTCGATCAACACGTTGAGACTGTCAGCGGACATGTCTCAATCAGCACCATGCCCCTCGCCAAGGGACTGGAGTTCCGTGCCGTGGTGGTGATGGCGTGCGACGACGAGATCATTCCCTTGCAGGAGCGCATTGAGACAGTCGGCGACGCCGCCGATTTGCAGGAAGTGTATGACACCGAACGTCATCTGCTCTACGTTGCCTGCACACGGGCAAGAGATCATCTGCTGGTGACGAGCGTTGCGCCTGCTTCAGAGTTTCTTGATGATTTGAGAGGGTAA